From Thalassovita sp.:
ATCCGCAACCGCCGCTGCCGCTCGTGACCAGGTGCAGGTTGCCGGTTCTTCCACCGTTCTGCCTTACGCTTCGATCGTTGCAGAAGCCTTCGGTGAAAACTTCGACTTCCCGACCCCCGTTGTTGAATCGGGTGGCTCCTCGGCTGGTCTGAAGCGCTTCTGCGAAGGTGTTGGCGAAAACACCGTTGATGTTGCCAACGCATCGCGCAAGATCAAAGACAAAGAGATCAAAGCCTGCGCCGAAAACGGTGTCACCGACATCATCGAAGTGCGCATCGGCTATGACGGCATCGTCTTCGCCTCGGACATCGCTGGCGAGAAATTCGAATTCACCCCGACCGATTGGTTCCTGGCCCTGTCCGACAAAGTTCTGGTCGACGGCGCGCTGGTCGACAACCCGAACAAAACCTGGGCTGACGTAAACGCCAACTTCCCGGCGCAGGCCCTGGCCGCTTACATCCCGGGCACCAAGCACGGCACCCGTGAAGTGTTCGAAGACAAAGTGATCCTGGCCGGCTGTGAAGCCACCGGCGCCTTTGACGCCTTCCTAGCCGGCGCCGAGGGCGACAGCGACAAAGCCAAGAAAAAAGCAGCTGAGAAAGCCTGTATCGCTCTGCGTACCGATGGCGTTTCGGTTGACATCGACGGCGACTACACCGAGACCCTGGCCTCGATCGAAAGCAACAAAGACGGCATCGGCGTCTTCGGCCTGTCGTTCTATGAGAACAACACCGACAAGTTGACCGTTGCGACCATGTCGGGCATCGTTCCTTCGACTGGATCGATCGCAACCGGCGAATACCCGGTATCGCGCCCGCTGTACTTCTACGTGAAGAAAGCCCACATCGGCGTGATCCCCGGCCTGAAAGAATATGCTGAGTTCTTCATCGCGGATGAGATCGCCGGCCCCGACGGCCCGCTGGCCGAATATGGTCTGGTTGCCGATCCTGAGCTGGCTGAGACCCAAGCGGTTGTCGCCGACGAACAGGTTCTGGGCGCCAACATGTAATCAGCCCCCTGGCTGACAAGACAACGGGGGCTGCGTGATTTGCGCGGCCCCCAACAATTTCCAAACCCAACACACTCGGAGAGACCATGCCTGCTACTTGGCCCGTTTCCTGGCTTGTCTTGATCCTGCTCGGTCTATCAGTGATCGGCTACTTCCTTGGGCGCCAACGCGCCCTTGCTTCTGCAGGCGGCGACAGCCGGTTGCTACACTCTCTTCCGAATTTCTACGGGATGAACGTGCTCCTGAGCGCTTTGATCCCCTCCGCCGTGGTTCTTGGCGCCTGGGTGCTGATCCAACCGATGGTGATCAACTCCACCGTTTCCAGCGCGATCCCGGCTGAGGTGATCGCCGAAGGCTCCAGCCGTGATCTGGTGATGAGCGACGTCAAGCGCGTTGCTGAAGGTATTGAAATCGCGCGTGAAAGCGGCGCTGTCACGCTGGAAGAGATCCGCGCATTGGACGCCACACAAACTGACATCCGCGCGCTTCTGGAGGAGGTTGGCGTTGCCCTTGGCAGCGATGTACAGCCCGCAATTTTGAAGGCCGCGCAGGATTATCGCGCCATGTCGATCACCGGCAGCAATGCGATGATGATCATTGTGTTGCTGATCGCGATTGTCGGCTTTGGCCGCTCCTACGCGCGCACCCATCATGAATATCGCGCCCGCAACATCGTGGAGCGCGCTGTGCTGGCGCTGCTGATTGGCGCGGCGTCGCTGGCGATCCTGACCACCGTGGGCATCGTTCTGTCGATGCTGTTTGAAACGGTGAACTTCTTTGGTCTGCACGACTGGAAGGATTTCTTCTTCGGCACGGTCTGGGCGCCGAACTTCCGTGGTGACTCGGAACTGGCGATTTTCCCGCTGCTCTGGGGTACGCTCTATATCTCAGTGGTGGCGCTGTTTGTGGCAGTTCCGATCGGCCTGTTTGCTGCGATCTACCTGTCTGAATACGCATCGAAAGCGGTGCGTGGCTTCGCCAAACCGCTGCTGGAAATCCTGGCAGGCATCCCGACCATTGTTTACGGCCTCTTCGCGCTGGTGACTTTCGGCCCGTTTCTGCTGCGCATGTTTGGTGACGGCGGGGTTCTGGGCGTTAACTGGATGACCGACGCCCGTTCAGTTGCCACCGCTGGCATCGTCATGGGCATCATGCTGATCCCCTTCGTCAGCTCGCTGAGTGATGACATCATCAACGCTGTGCCGCAGTCGCTGCGCGATGGCTCCTACGGGCTGGGCGCAACCAAATCCGAAACCATCCGCCAGGTGGTGCTGCCTGCGGCCTTGCCCGGCATCGTTGGTGCGATCCTGCTGGCCGCCAGCCGCGCGATTGGCGAAACCATGATTGTGGTGCTGGGGGCAGGGGCCATTGCCCGGCTGTCTGCCAACCCGCTGGATGCGCTGACCACCATCACCACCCGTATCGTCAGCCAGCTGACCGGGGATGGCGATTTCGCCTCACCTGAAACGCTGGTTGCCTTTGCACTGGGTCTGACGCTCTTCGTGCTGACCCTCGGCCTCAATGTCCTCGCGCTCTACATCGTGCGCAAATACCGGGAACAGTACGAATGACCGACGTTTCGCAAACCCCGCAAAACGCGCCGAAAACCTCGATCCACACGGTGGATGCGCGCACCAAGAAGCGCAACGCCGCGGAGCGCCGGTTCAAAGCCTACGGCATCGC
This genomic window contains:
- a CDS encoding substrate-binding domain-containing protein; its protein translation is MSFVKLTASTLAIAAVSATAAAARDQVQVAGSSTVLPYASIVAEAFGENFDFPTPVVESGGSSAGLKRFCEGVGENTVDVANASRKIKDKEIKACAENGVTDIIEVRIGYDGIVFASDIAGEKFEFTPTDWFLALSDKVLVDGALVDNPNKTWADVNANFPAQALAAYIPGTKHGTREVFEDKVILAGCEATGAFDAFLAGAEGDSDKAKKKAAEKACIALRTDGVSVDIDGDYTETLASIESNKDGIGVFGLSFYENNTDKLTVATMSGIVPSTGSIATGEYPVSRPLYFYVKKAHIGVIPGLKEYAEFFIADEIAGPDGPLAEYGLVADPELAETQAVVADEQVLGANM
- the pstC gene encoding phosphate ABC transporter permease subunit PstC — translated: MPATWPVSWLVLILLGLSVIGYFLGRQRALASAGGDSRLLHSLPNFYGMNVLLSALIPSAVVLGAWVLIQPMVINSTVSSAIPAEVIAEGSSRDLVMSDVKRVAEGIEIARESGAVTLEEIRALDATQTDIRALLEEVGVALGSDVQPAILKAAQDYRAMSITGSNAMMIIVLLIAIVGFGRSYARTHHEYRARNIVERAVLALLIGAASLAILTTVGIVLSMLFETVNFFGLHDWKDFFFGTVWAPNFRGDSELAIFPLLWGTLYISVVALFVAVPIGLFAAIYLSEYASKAVRGFAKPLLEILAGIPTIVYGLFALVTFGPFLLRMFGDGGVLGVNWMTDARSVATAGIVMGIMLIPFVSSLSDDIINAVPQSLRDGSYGLGATKSETIRQVVLPAALPGIVGAILLAASRAIGETMIVVLGAGAIARLSANPLDALTTITTRIVSQLTGDGDFASPETLVAFALGLTLFVLTLGLNVLALYIVRKYREQYE